One window of Patescibacteria group bacterium genomic DNA carries:
- a CDS encoding ATP-dependent DNA helicase — translation MKSNEQLPIKFTPEQLQAINHEKGPILVVAGAGTGKTAVITQRIARLILSGNAKAEEVLALTFTEKASSEMQQRVDELLPYGYIDTQIMTFHALAERIMREFALDAGVSPEFQVLSDFQQTIIFQEVLSSVEYSYFSPQYHPFAFIKAIKSSISRLKDEGISAKSFKLMIEKLTDDGELNKGEALADLAEIYSKYSMLCEVKNSLDFGDLLIKLQHLLDSKPEIKNELAKRYKYILVDEFQDTNIIQMEIISSILSTHNNIMAVGDDDQAIYSFRGATVKNILNFRTKYPDSELVVLKDNFRSGQNILDSGYRLIQNNNPRRLEVTENINKQLRGHNHPDATVRVHQYSNKMLEVEGVVNNIENLIKTSSEQNNIAILLRTNTQLKAYILGLQKKNIPYYVHQDVELFDQQKVKILVALTNTICDPNDSSSLFQLLISGFFKAPNKHEIIDLAAVARRQNKTLLEVLTESEDTPWAISVIDKITQWRELLSEYSAGEVLFIAVKSDGFLRDLIKDAEESVDSALGIQYMTDFFKLIKQFELASANPSLVELCSYLEEIKSSSADVMSDISPLDTQGVQVMTIHKAKGLEFDHVFMPELVEQSFPTYRKPEAVKFPDSILPKADGDHYDEERRLFYVGLTRARMGVEMSFATDGGGKRPRKPSRFIAESHGPNWQLGLIKVGAQIEMAELINSFEPINKVVNKDSMLGRFYKGDWLYLTTNQVHDYLRSPKEFWLFHVLQLPKGPFHTLVYGSSVHAALEHYYKFRLKSRKISIADVLDVYRLAWKSEGFVSADHEATLYETGRTAITNYIEHHKSDKLMPIAIEQPFELQLTDIKTVISGRYDIVLNTPSGLEIRDFKTSRVKDQKSADKKLKDSVQLGIYALSWEKLQQKPVSSVSLEFVEDLVVAKTDKIDHEKTIGLITQAVNGIKNMHFEDKGQSSIDFNKLLL, via the coding sequence ATGAAAAGCAACGAGCAACTACCAATTAAATTTACGCCCGAACAGCTTCAGGCAATTAACCATGAAAAGGGGCCAATACTTGTTGTGGCAGGTGCAGGGACAGGCAAGACGGCCGTCATCACGCAAAGGATTGCCAGGCTAATATTGTCAGGAAATGCCAAAGCGGAGGAGGTGCTGGCACTGACTTTTACCGAGAAGGCTTCTAGCGAAATGCAGCAAAGAGTCGATGAGCTTCTACCTTATGGCTATATCGATACTCAAATAATGACTTTTCACGCCCTTGCCGAAAGAATTATGCGAGAATTCGCATTAGACGCCGGGGTCAGCCCAGAATTTCAGGTGCTCAGTGATTTCCAGCAGACCATAATCTTTCAAGAGGTTTTATCCAGCGTGGAGTATAGCTACTTTAGCCCTCAATACCATCCGTTTGCGTTCATAAAGGCTATCAAGAGTTCTATTTCGAGATTAAAAGATGAAGGTATTAGCGCTAAAAGTTTTAAATTAATGATTGAAAAATTGACCGACGACGGCGAGCTAAATAAGGGCGAAGCCCTAGCTGATCTAGCTGAAATATATAGTAAATATAGTATGCTTTGCGAGGTCAAGAACAGCTTAGATTTCGGTGATTTATTGATAAAACTACAACATTTATTAGATTCTAAGCCTGAGATTAAAAATGAACTAGCCAAGAGGTATAAATACATTCTGGTAGATGAATTTCAAGATACAAACATCATTCAGATGGAGATAATAAGTAGTATATTGTCGACTCATAATAATATCATGGCCGTAGGGGACGACGACCAGGCGATTTATAGCTTCAGAGGGGCAACAGTCAAAAATATCCTCAATTTCAGAACTAAGTATCCAGATAGTGAGCTAGTGGTCCTTAAGGACAACTTCAGAAGTGGGCAAAACATCCTCGATTCAGGCTATAGGCTAATTCAAAATAACAATCCTCGTAGGCTAGAAGTGACAGAGAATATTAATAAGCAGCTCAGAGGCCATAATCATCCTGATGCAACCGTTAGAGTGCATCAGTATAGCAATAAGATGCTAGAAGTAGAGGGTGTTGTAAATAATATCGAGAATCTCATAAAGACCTCCTCCGAACAAAATAATATTGCGATATTATTAAGAACAAATACTCAGCTTAAAGCTTACATATTGGGGCTTCAAAAGAAAAATATCCCTTATTATGTCCATCAAGATGTAGAGCTTTTTGATCAGCAAAAAGTTAAAATATTGGTCGCTCTAACCAACACCATCTGCGACCCTAACGATAGTTCTTCTCTGTTCCAGTTATTGATAAGTGGGTTCTTTAAGGCTCCAAATAAGCACGAAATTATTGATTTAGCTGCAGTTGCCAGAAGACAAAATAAGACCCTTCTAGAGGTGCTGACTGAATCAGAAGATACACCCTGGGCTATTAGTGTTATTGATAAAATAACACAATGGCGGGAGCTTTTGTCTGAATATAGTGCCGGCGAGGTACTTTTTATTGCCGTAAAATCAGACGGCTTCCTTAGAGATTTAATAAAAGACGCCGAAGAATCGGTAGATTCGGCATTAGGCATCCAATATATGACAGATTTTTTTAAGCTAATTAAGCAATTCGAGCTAGCATCAGCCAATCCGAGTTTGGTGGAATTGTGCAGCTACCTAGAAGAGATAAAGTCTTCTTCGGCAGATGTTATGAGTGATATCTCGCCTCTCGATACTCAAGGAGTTCAGGTCATGACTATACATAAAGCAAAGGGACTGGAGTTTGATCATGTGTTTATGCCAGAGCTCGTCGAGCAATCATTCCCGACATATCGCAAGCCAGAAGCAGTTAAGTTCCCCGATTCTATACTCCCTAAGGCAGACGGGGATCATTATGATGAAGAGCGCAGGCTGTTCTATGTAGGCCTAACAAGGGCAAGGATGGGGGTTGAGATGAGTTTTGCAACTGATGGCGGCGGTAAGCGCCCCAGGAAGCCTTCACGATTCATAGCAGAGTCCCATGGCCCAAACTGGCAACTTGGGCTAATTAAGGTTGGGGCTCAGATAGAAATGGCCGAATTGATTAACTCATTTGAGCCAATAAATAAGGTCGTTAACAAAGATTCCATGTTAGGCCGCTTTTACAAGGGCGATTGGCTGTATTTAACGACTAACCAAGTGCATGACTACCTAAGGTCCCCAAAGGAGTTTTGGTTGTTTCATGTACTGCAACTACCCAAGGGGCCATTTCATACGCTGGTATATGGGTCCAGCGTGCATGCCGCACTCGAGCATTATTATAAATTTAGGCTAAAATCTCGTAAAATATCGATTGCAGATGTGCTTGATGTATATCGTCTGGCCTGGAAGAGCGAGGGTTTTGTGTCGGCTGATCACGAGGCAACACTCTATGAGACTGGCCGGACTGCCATTACTAATTACATTGAACATCATAAGAGTGATAAACTCATGCCAATAGCTATAGAGCAGCCATTTGAACTACAGCTGACAGACATCAAGACGGTAATATCTGGCCGCTACGATATTGTCTTAAATACTCCATCGGGCCTAGAGATCAGAGATTTTAAAACATCAAGGGTCAAGGATCAGAAATCTGCGGATAAAAAGCTAAAAGACAGCGTGCAGCTGGGAATATACGCCCTATCGTGGGAAAAATTACAACAAAAGCCTGTATCTTCAGTCAGTTTGGAGTTTGTGGAAGAT